One Acutalibacter muris DNA window includes the following coding sequences:
- a CDS encoding transglycosylase domain-containing protein — protein sequence MRREDINKYTTTSVSVPSQHTEGEFTKSAGATVATMCGMIWKVFKTVFWIAAITGLLVFFSVASYILSFRNAEPPDINVGNLNYSSEIYLMDKDGNATEYLPLYRNENRVWMSLSDIPLQMQTAQICIEDHRFYQHHGVDWRGTAGAVLHLMTGQPGRGGSTLTQQLIKNITGENQVSIMRKVTEIFTALNMEKDKYTKAQILEAYLNIVNYGGICQGVESAAQCYFEKSITECSLAECALIAGITQNPYQFNPLIFPEESKEKAETVLDRMLELSESEEFDAEHLQRITRAEYNEAIAELESMDFIGADIDEEDDDADLDLGKWNWYIDYLFNQVKEDLMDKYGYSEEYAETVMYNGGLSIYCAMDYEMQSAVERLFLTNTDMLPADDDIDTGLFVMDPYTGRVLVTVGSRYERNGALLYSNATQAMRPCGSSMKTVSPYPLGIENGTITYGTLLKNQPLADWNGIGGEPGPANWNGRYTDYMCVDTAIEMSMNAPAAQLCTTLTPEACYEWLTEKLHFSTLTVDVDAHSRSAMALGTQYWGVTVADMTAGYQIFANGGVYHKPATYYYVQDHNGSVILDNRDGMENGERVMREESATIMNKLLHKPIYYANSTGGYLADMPMEVFGKTGTTDDDYDLYFVGGTPFCVAGVWNGYTYSRELGDGSMSMRIWKTVMNYLYENYDWGDRNWILSDNVQQLAFCRSSGKLAGPSCFDTATGWYESGNAPGTCNGGSDHITGPSPSPSALPSAAPSVVPSVSPSASPSTDPSAGPTDTPVTPDPPPSFDPTPSDQPTQEPTQEPTQEPTQEPTQAPTDDPPPDHTPDVPE from the coding sequence ATGAGAAGAGAAGACATCAACAAGTATACCACCACGTCTGTGAGCGTGCCCAGCCAGCATACGGAGGGGGAGTTCACCAAGTCCGCCGGGGCCACTGTGGCCACCATGTGCGGCATGATATGGAAGGTGTTTAAGACCGTGTTCTGGATAGCGGCCATTACGGGACTTTTGGTCTTTTTCTCCGTGGCCTCTTACATCCTGAGCTTCCGAAACGCCGAGCCGCCGGATATCAACGTGGGCAACCTGAACTACTCCAGCGAGATATACCTGATGGACAAGGACGGCAACGCCACGGAGTACCTGCCCCTGTACCGCAACGAGAACCGGGTGTGGATGTCCCTTTCCGATATCCCCCTGCAAATGCAGACCGCCCAGATATGCATCGAGGACCACCGCTTTTACCAGCACCACGGCGTGGACTGGAGGGGCACCGCGGGGGCCGTCCTGCACCTGATGACCGGCCAGCCCGGCCGCGGCGGCTCCACCCTGACGCAGCAGCTGATAAAAAACATCACCGGCGAGAACCAGGTGAGCATTATGCGCAAGGTGACGGAGATATTTACCGCCCTTAACATGGAGAAGGACAAGTATACAAAGGCCCAGATACTGGAGGCGTACCTGAATATCGTCAACTACGGCGGCATCTGCCAGGGGGTGGAATCCGCCGCCCAGTGCTATTTTGAAAAGAGCATAACCGAGTGCTCCCTGGCCGAGTGCGCCCTTATTGCGGGCATAACCCAGAATCCCTATCAGTTTAACCCTCTTATATTCCCGGAGGAGAGCAAGGAAAAGGCCGAGACAGTCCTTGACCGTATGCTGGAGCTTTCGGAGTCTGAGGAGTTTGACGCCGAGCATTTGCAGCGCATCACCCGCGCGGAATATAACGAGGCCATAGCGGAGCTTGAGAGCATGGATTTTATAGGCGCGGACATCGACGAGGAGGACGACGACGCCGACCTGGATTTGGGAAAGTGGAACTGGTACATTGATTACCTCTTTAATCAGGTGAAGGAGGACCTGATGGACAAGTACGGCTACTCCGAGGAGTATGCCGAGACCGTCATGTATAACGGCGGCCTTTCCATCTACTGCGCCATGGATTATGAGATGCAGAGCGCCGTCGAGCGGCTGTTTCTGACAAACACAGATATGCTGCCCGCCGACGACGATATTGACACGGGCCTTTTCGTCATGGACCCCTATACCGGCCGGGTGCTGGTGACTGTAGGCAGCAGGTACGAGCGCAACGGCGCGCTGCTCTACAGCAACGCTACCCAGGCCATGCGCCCCTGCGGCTCGTCCATGAAGACAGTGAGCCCATATCCTCTGGGCATAGAGAACGGCACAATAACCTACGGCACGCTGCTGAAGAACCAGCCCCTGGCGGACTGGAACGGCATAGGCGGCGAGCCCGGGCCCGCCAACTGGAACGGCAGGTATACCGACTATATGTGCGTGGACACTGCCATAGAGATGTCCATGAACGCCCCGGCGGCCCAGCTGTGCACCACCCTTACCCCCGAGGCCTGCTATGAGTGGCTGACGGAGAAGCTGCACTTTTCCACCCTTACCGTCGACGTGGACGCCCACAGCCGCTCGGCCATGGCCCTGGGCACCCAGTATTGGGGCGTTACCGTTGCGGACATGACGGCGGGCTATCAGATTTTTGCCAACGGCGGCGTGTACCACAAGCCGGCCACCTACTATTATGTACAGGACCATAACGGCAGCGTTATCCTGGACAATAGGGACGGAATGGAGAACGGCGAGCGGGTCATGCGCGAGGAGAGCGCCACCATCATGAATAAGCTTTTGCATAAGCCCATATACTACGCCAACTCCACCGGCGGCTACCTTGCGGATATGCCCATGGAGGTCTTCGGCAAGACCGGCACCACAGACGACGACTATGACCTGTACTTCGTGGGGGGCACACCCTTCTGCGTGGCGGGGGTCTGGAACGGCTATACCTACTCCAGAGAGCTGGGGGACGGGAGCATGTCCATGCGCATTTGGAAGACGGTGATGAACTATCTCTATGAGAATTACGACTGGGGCGACAGGAACTGGATCCTAAGCGATAACGTCCAGCAGCTGGCCTTCTGCCGCAGCAGCGGAAAGCTGGCCGGGCCTAGCTGCTTTGACACGGCCACCGGCTGGTATGAGTCGGGTAACGCCCCGGGCACCTGTAACGGCGGTTCGGACCATATTACAGGACCTTCGCCCTCGCCCTCGGCTTTGCCGTCCGCGGCGCCGTCGGTGGTCCCCTCGGTATCGCCCAGCGCTTCTCCCAGTACCGACCCCAGCGCCGGTCCCACAGATACGCCAGTAACCCCGGACCCGCCGCCCAGCTTCGACCCCACGCCCTCTGACCAGCCCACTCAGGAGCCGACACAGGAACCTACCCAGGAGCCCACTCAAGAGCCCACGCAGGCCCCAACGGACGATCCCCCGCCGGACCACACACCGGACGTACCGGAATAG
- a CDS encoding recombinase family protein, which translates to MDIHTIRQQLKTRPIYDLPLRVTFYARVSSEKDEQLNSLGNQIAYYQELIRKNPAWEYVEGYIDEGLSAATTKNRENFHRMVEDGRAGVFDFIITKEISRFARNTLDSISYTRELLNAGVGVFFQNDNINTLDEDSELRLTIMSGIAQDELRKLSSRVKFGHAQAIKNSVVLGNSRIFGYIKDGGRLVIDEDEARMVQELFELYATGEHSMKQIETIFWEKGYRNHNGNRIAHTTMSGIISNPKYKGYYVGNKVKVVDLFTKKQKFLPPEEWVMFKDETGEIVPAIVDEELWEQANQVLHKRSEDVKNRQGICNHANLLTGKLICTHCGVAYYRRDSVSRDGKKNSKWVCSGKIKNGADACPSFAIYEEEIKPLLFQVFSKTEADAEALVEEYVEVYKSLQDDGDTARQIEDMRKRIELAQKKKSKLLGFNAMGELSDRDFLAMNKACDQEISEAEKQIYELEQSQLSRGELKKHIDTIRRVLHEAKRDAAEGIINKEFVDKYIDKIYVTPEEGRMLLQIKIFTGETTDKYLQNLRGRAGHTFKKMIESYEKGLK; encoded by the coding sequence ATGGATATCCATACCATCCGCCAACAGTTGAAGACAAGGCCCATCTACGACCTGCCCCTGCGAGTCACCTTCTACGCCCGGGTATCCAGCGAAAAGGACGAGCAGCTGAACTCCCTGGGGAACCAAATCGCCTATTACCAGGAGCTCATCCGCAAAAATCCCGCCTGGGAATATGTGGAGGGCTACATCGACGAGGGCCTTTCCGCTGCCACCACCAAGAACCGAGAGAACTTTCACCGCATGGTGGAGGACGGCAGAGCGGGGGTTTTTGACTTCATCATCACAAAGGAGATCAGCCGGTTTGCCAGAAATACCCTGGACTCTATCAGCTATACCCGAGAACTGCTGAACGCTGGAGTTGGCGTATTCTTCCAGAACGACAACATCAACACCCTGGACGAGGACAGCGAGCTGCGCCTGACCATCATGTCCGGCATTGCCCAAGACGAGCTGCGTAAGCTCAGCAGCCGGGTAAAGTTCGGTCATGCCCAGGCTATAAAAAACAGTGTGGTGCTGGGCAACAGCCGCATTTTCGGCTATATAAAAGATGGCGGTCGGCTGGTGATAGATGAAGACGAAGCCCGGATGGTCCAAGAGCTTTTTGAACTCTACGCCACAGGTGAGCACAGCATGAAGCAGATCGAGACCATTTTCTGGGAGAAGGGCTACCGCAACCACAACGGCAACCGCATCGCACACACTACCATGTCGGGGATAATATCAAATCCCAAATACAAGGGCTACTATGTGGGCAACAAGGTGAAGGTGGTGGACCTGTTCACCAAGAAACAGAAGTTCCTCCCGCCAGAGGAGTGGGTCATGTTCAAGGACGAGACAGGGGAGATAGTGCCCGCTATCGTGGACGAGGAGCTTTGGGAGCAGGCAAACCAAGTCCTCCACAAGCGCAGCGAGGACGTAAAGAACCGCCAGGGCATTTGCAACCACGCCAACCTCCTGACCGGCAAGCTCATTTGTACCCATTGCGGCGTGGCTTACTACCGTCGGGATTCTGTCAGCCGGGACGGAAAGAAGAACAGCAAGTGGGTCTGCTCCGGTAAAATAAAGAACGGCGCGGATGCCTGCCCTTCCTTTGCGATCTATGAGGAGGAAATAAAACCTCTGCTTTTCCAGGTGTTCAGCAAGACAGAGGCAGATGCCGAGGCTCTCGTTGAGGAATATGTAGAGGTGTACAAGTCCTTGCAGGACGATGGGGACACGGCCCGGCAGATAGAAGATATGAGAAAAAGGATCGAGCTGGCCCAAAAGAAGAAGTCCAAGCTGCTGGGTTTCAACGCGATGGGTGAGCTGTCTGACCGGGACTTCCTTGCAATGAACAAGGCCTGCGACCAGGAGATCAGCGAGGCTGAGAAACAGATTTATGAGTTAGAGCAGAGCCAGCTCTCCCGAGGTGAGCTGAAAAAGCATATTGACACCATCCGCCGGGTGCTCCACGAGGCCAAGAGGGACGCAGCGGAGGGTATCATCAACAAGGAGTTTGTGGATAAGTACATCGACAAGATATATGTGACCCCGGAGGAGGGCCGGATGCTTCTGCAAATCAAGATATTTACTGGGGAGACCACGGACAAGTACCTTCAGAATCTCAGAGGTCGTGCGGGTCACACGTTCAAGAAGATGATCGAGAGCTACGAGAAGGGCCTGAAGTAA